The proteins below come from a single Kitasatospora sp. NBC_00315 genomic window:
- a CDS encoding PP2C family protein-serine/threonine phosphatase — MRWLPVVLILLDLGAEALFPSAVAAGFLLTALPVVVAFSYGPVLALLSTVGAVGLQIALAARAGHLDEQHHIWVYVATVLSGVMGTALSWQRMRQERNLDEARTVAETLQRAVLRPVPDRAGGLRMAGLYRAAHTESAIGGDLYAVCDTRFGVRILLGDVRGKGLEAVRTVAEVLGAFRAAAHDTADLAELAEQLDRTVRREAVDREDDELFVTAVLLQHRAGAEHVDVVNRGHLAPLLLSGSAVTSVRCPDELPLGLGHLGTPGGRAGLTRVALPAGHTLLLHTDGVSEARDASGEFYPLAGRLGALGTAHPEHVVAFLDHDVHAYAGRLSDDLAVLAVTPL, encoded by the coding sequence GTGCGCTGGCTGCCGGTGGTGCTGATCCTGCTCGACCTCGGTGCCGAGGCACTGTTCCCCTCGGCCGTCGCGGCGGGCTTCCTGCTCACCGCGCTCCCGGTGGTGGTCGCGTTCAGCTACGGCCCGGTGCTCGCCCTGCTGTCCACCGTCGGCGCCGTCGGCCTCCAGATCGCCCTGGCGGCGCGGGCCGGTCACCTGGACGAGCAGCACCACATCTGGGTCTACGTCGCCACCGTGCTCTCCGGCGTGATGGGGACGGCGCTGTCCTGGCAGCGGATGCGGCAGGAGCGGAACCTGGACGAGGCCCGGACCGTCGCCGAAACCCTGCAGCGCGCGGTGCTGCGTCCGGTGCCGGACCGGGCGGGCGGGCTGAGGATGGCCGGTCTGTACCGCGCCGCTCACACCGAGTCGGCGATCGGCGGCGACCTGTACGCGGTCTGCGACACCCGGTTCGGCGTCCGGATCCTGCTGGGGGACGTCCGGGGCAAGGGTCTGGAGGCCGTACGGACGGTGGCGGAGGTGCTCGGCGCGTTCCGGGCCGCCGCCCACGACACCGCCGACCTGGCCGAACTCGCCGAACAGCTGGACCGCACCGTCCGGCGCGAGGCGGTGGACCGGGAGGACGATGAACTGTTCGTCACGGCCGTGCTGCTCCAGCACCGGGCGGGCGCCGAGCACGTCGACGTCGTCAACCGGGGCCACCTCGCCCCGCTGCTGCTCTCCGGCTCCGCCGTGACCTCGGTGCGCTGCCCCGACGAACTGCCGCTGGGCCTGGGACATCTCGGGACGCCCGGGGGCCGGGCCGGGCTCACCCGGGTGGCCCTCCCGGCCGGGCACACGCTGCTCCTGCACACCGACGGTGTCAGCGAGGCCCGGGACGCCTCCGGCGAGTTCTATCCGCTGGCCGGGCGCCTCGGCGCGCTGGGCACAGCCCACCCGGAACACGTGGTCGCCTTCCTCGACCACGACGTGCACGCGTACGCGGGCCGGCTCTCCGACGACCTCGCCGTGCTGGCCGTCACCCCGCTCTGA